Genomic DNA from Mycobacteriales bacterium:
TTGACCTGCTCTGGGGACGTCGCGAGCGCGGCAGCCGAGGGCCTCGACCGGGACTGACGCTCGACGCGATCGTGGCTGCCGCGGTCGGGATTGCGGACTCCGAAGGCCTGGATGCGGTGTCGATGGCGCGGGTCGCGGGCGAGCTCGGCTTCACGACGATGTCGCTGTATCGCTACGTCTCGAGCAAGGCAGAGCTGCTTCAGCTGATGTGGAATGCAAGCGCCCAGGGTGCCGAGGCGCTCGTGCTGCCGGGGCGTGGTTGGCGCGCACGTCTTCGCGCGTGGGCGATGGTGCAACGCGAGATGCTCGACCGGCACCCGTGGATCACGCAGATGCCGATGGCTGCCCCGCCACTCGCCCCCAACTCGCTCACCTTCGTCGAGCGCGGGCTCGAGACGCTCGACCGGACCGGGCTCGACGACGCCGACAAGATTCGCGTCATCGGCTTGATCAGCTCGTACACGCTCAGCGAGGCGCGGATGGCCCACGACGCTGCGCGCGCGGCGGCGCAGGCATCGGCCGAGGCTGCGGGCGCAGCACCGCCCGCGCAGTGGAGCTTCGAATCGCTGCTACGAACCCTGGTCGATGAGGCGACCTATCCCCGGCTGTATCGGCTCGCCTGGTCGGAGTCGGTCGGAGCATCCCCGTCGGGTACGCCGGAGGCCGAGGAGTACGCGTTCGGTCTCGACCGCATCCTCGACGGAGTGCAGGTCCTGATCGACAGCACGAGGCGCCGGCGTCGTAGGTGAACGCCATGGGTCCGCGCTCGCTCAACCCACCAGCTCGGCTCGGCGGAGCACGTCGTACACCCGGGCCGCGTAGCTGCCGAAGCCGTGGTCGAGAGCAGCGAGCACCTCGGAGTACTCGTCCTCGGTGAGCGGCGGCGGTTCTCCGAGCGG
This window encodes:
- a CDS encoding TetR/AcrR family transcriptional regulator — encoded protein: MPTTEPPGNDDPPSTEPQPPLPPGLDLLWGRRERGSRGPRPGLTLDAIVAAAVGIADSEGLDAVSMARVAGELGFTTMSLYRYVSSKAELLQLMWNASAQGAEALVLPGRGWRARLRAWAMVQREMLDRHPWITQMPMAAPPLAPNSLTFVERGLETLDRTGLDDADKIRVIGLISSYTLSEARMAHDAARAAAQASAEAAGAAPPAQWSFESLLRTLVDEATYPRLYRLAWSESVGASPSGTPEAEEYAFGLDRILDGVQVLIDSTRRRRRR